One genomic window of Sesamum indicum cultivar Zhongzhi No. 13 unplaced genomic scaffold, S_indicum_v1.0 scaffold00358, whole genome shotgun sequence includes the following:
- the LOC105180152 gene encoding cytosolic sulfotransferase 12-like translates to MPSEISPKYLQQEETLTQECKNFISTLPKERGWLASHLYQYQGFWYPVRHLQGVISCQKHFQAQNSDIFLVTTPKSGTTWLKAIIFTLVNRTRYPPVAKNHPLLSNNPHDLVPFLEIKLYVDNQIPDFSSFPSLRLFSTHSPHVSLPESIKQNSACKIVYLCRNPKDIFVSLWHFTNELRPQETGTNSISEVFDLFCRGVTLFGPFWEHALEYWKLSIENPDRVLFLKFEDMKNQPGTHLRRLAEFLGSPFSAGEEESGLVEEILKLCSFDNLSALDINRNGKLTSGEENKVFFRRGVVGDWKNYLGSEMVERIDRITQEKFSGSGLVI, encoded by the coding sequence ATGCCATCTGAAATATCTCCAAAGTATCTACAACAGGAAGAAACATTAACCCAAGAATGCAAGAACTTCATCTCCACTCTACCTAAAGAAAGAGGATGGCTTGCTTCTCATCTCTATCAGTATCAGGGTTTCTGGTACCCCGTCAGGCATCTCCAGGGTGTAATTTCCTGTCAAAAACACTTCCAGGCTCAAAACTctgatatttttcttgttaccACCCCCAAATCCGGCACCACATGGCTCAAAGCAATCATCTTTACCCTGGTGAACCGAACCCGATATCCTCCTGTTGCAAAAAATCATCCCCTTCTCAGCAATAATCCCCACGACCTAGTCCCCTTTCTGGAAATCAAGCTCTACGTTGACAACCAAATCCCTGATTTCTCTTCATTTCCTTCTCTTAGGCTCTTTTCTACTCATTCACCTCACGTTTCTCTTCCTGAATCAATAAAGCAGAACTCTGCATGCAAGATTGTGTATCTCTGCAGGAATCCGAAGGACATTTTCGTGTCCCTGTGGCACTTTACCAACGAGTTAAGGCCTCAAGAAACTGGAACCAATTCAATCTCAGAGGTTTTCGATCTCTTCTGTCGGGGAGTTACCCTGTTTGGACCTTTCTGGGAGCATGCCCTGGAATACTGGAAGCTGAGCATAGAGAATCCTGACAGAGTGCTGTTCTTGAAGTTTGAGGACATGAAAAATCAGCCTGGAACTCATTTAAGGCGCCTGGCGGAATTCCTGGGTTCCCCATTTTCTGCTGGTGAAGAGGAATCAGGCCTGGTGGAAGAAATCTTGAAGCTCTGCAGTTTTGATAATCTGAGCGCCCTGGATATTAACAGGAATGGTAAACTGACTTCTGGAGAGGAAAATAAAGTGTTTTTTCGTCGGGGAGTGGTTGGAGACTGGAAGAATTATCTGGGCAGCGAGATGGTTGAGAGGATTGATCGAATTACTCAAGAGAAGTTCAGTGGTTCAGGATTGGTAATATAA